In Symmachiella dynata, the following are encoded in one genomic region:
- a CDS encoding DUF1559 domain-containing protein codes for MKTCPFCAEEIQEAAVKCRYCNSDLTGAPAVQGDAAYASSDPPPKSSTSTAWILVAVLGGGALLVVPCMIAMLLPAVQQAREAARRTQCRNNLKQIGLALHNYHDVWGSFPPAYIADETGRPMHSWRVLILPYLDQQALYDQYDFDEPWDGPNNSRLLANRPPVYACPSSDLDATSTYYAAIAGEPCVFAGAEPIAIRDITDGASNTILVGEVSGMGIPWMEPRDVEFDTYTNIGDPAGFSSDHSGGAFFLFADGSVQFLSEETDPDVARSLFTHAGGEMIPVW; via the coding sequence ATGAAGACCTGCCCGTTTTGTGCTGAAGAGATTCAAGAGGCGGCGGTCAAATGCCGGTATTGCAACTCGGACCTGACCGGTGCGCCGGCGGTCCAGGGAGACGCTGCCTATGCCTCCAGTGATCCTCCGCCGAAATCGTCTACTTCGACAGCATGGATTTTAGTCGCTGTATTGGGCGGTGGCGCATTACTAGTCGTTCCCTGCATGATCGCGATGTTGTTGCCGGCGGTTCAGCAAGCGCGTGAAGCGGCGCGGCGGACGCAGTGCCGGAATAACCTGAAACAGATCGGTCTGGCTCTGCACAACTATCACGATGTTTGGGGGTCGTTTCCGCCCGCTTATATCGCTGACGAAACCGGCCGCCCGATGCACAGTTGGCGGGTGTTGATCCTGCCGTACCTGGACCAACAGGCGCTGTACGATCAATACGATTTCGACGAACCGTGGGACGGCCCCAACAACAGCCGCTTGTTAGCGAACCGCCCACCCGTTTACGCCTGTCCCAGCAGTGACTTGGACGCGACCTCGACATATTACGCGGCGATCGCGGGGGAACCATGCGTCTTTGCCGGCGCGGAGCCGATCGCTATCAGGGACATCACTGACGGCGCGAGTAACACGATCCTGGTTGGGGAGGTCTCCGGCATGGGGATCCCCTGGATGGAGCCGCGGGACGTGGAGTTTGACACGTATACGAATATCGGCGACCCGGCGGGATTCAGCAGCGACCACAGCGGCGGCGCTTTCTTTTTGTTTGCCGATGGCAGCGTACAGTTTCTGTCCGAAGAGACAGACCCGGACGTGGCGCGGTCGCTGTTCACGCATGCGGGGGGAGAAATGATACCGGTGTGGTAG
- a CDS encoding DUF1559 domain-containing protein, whose amino-acid sequence MVYYEGEGIAIPRNETSDSRPFVKRVIVYGILAGVLFVFFLLMMPSVGPHPKAARRTACRNNLKQIGLALHNYHDVYGTFPPAYVSDDQGQPMHSWRVLILPYFYDSKYRALHDQYHFDEPWDGPHNIGLLEKTPELYRCPSHKDAEAGMTDYAAVVGDACVMRGTVPVTIREITDGSSNTVVLGESTGSRIRWTEPRDVSLGTFKHIGDVDGFSSEHDGAYGGAFMLHADGSVHFVSEEMPAESLKTLFTRAGGEEVPPY is encoded by the coding sequence ATGGTTTATTACGAAGGCGAAGGCATAGCCATTCCCCGCAACGAGACGTCCGACTCACGGCCCTTTGTAAAGCGTGTAATCGTATACGGCATTCTTGCTGGTGTGCTTTTTGTTTTCTTTCTGCTCATGATGCCCTCGGTCGGTCCGCATCCCAAAGCGGCTCGCAGGACGGCCTGCCGCAACAATCTCAAGCAGATCGGCCTGGCGCTGCACAACTACCACGATGTCTACGGCACCTTTCCGCCCGCATATGTTTCGGACGACCAAGGCCAACCGATGCACAGTTGGCGGGTGTTGATTTTGCCGTATTTCTACGATTCAAAATACCGAGCCCTCCACGATCAATATCACTTCGACGAGCCGTGGGACGGGCCGCACAATATCGGCCTGTTGGAGAAAACGCCTGAGCTATATCGTTGCCCCAGCCATAAGGACGCGGAAGCGGGGATGACCGACTACGCAGCTGTGGTGGGCGATGCGTGCGTGATGCGGGGAACCGTGCCAGTCACAATCCGTGAAATCACCGACGGATCCAGCAACACAGTTGTTCTTGGGGAATCGACCGGGTCGCGCATTCGCTGGACCGAGCCGCGCGATGTGAGCTTGGGTACCTTCAAGCACATTGGCGATGTCGATGGTTTTAGTAGCGAACACGATGGTGCTTATGGGGGCGCATTTATGCTGCACGCTGATGGAAGCGTGCATTTTGTGAGCGAGGAGATGCCTGCGGAGAGCTTGAAAACGCTGTTTACACGCGCCGGTGGGGAAGAGGTGCCACCGTACTAG
- a CDS encoding sensor histidine kinase produces MTDQHDCQKHLAEIKALREELMQAQKMSSVGALASSVTHEFNNILTTVINYAKMGLRHKNEETREKAFNKILAAGQRASKITTGMLSYARNGSDRREVMDLVELVQDVLVLVEKDLQNHRVRMQTHVEGQPVAEVNASQIQQVLLNMIINARQAMDGGGRLDIGIRANPESNCAEISIRDSGQGIPADQLRKIFDQFYTTKTVDEQGQGGTGLGLAMARDVIEAHNGRLRVDSAVGKGTTFTLKFPLAQASDVKKPTNIFRGPAATSKS; encoded by the coding sequence ATGACGGACCAACACGATTGCCAAAAACACCTTGCTGAAATCAAAGCCCTCCGCGAGGAATTGATGCAAGCGCAAAAGATGAGTTCCGTCGGCGCACTCGCCTCTTCGGTGACGCATGAATTCAACAACATTCTCACCACCGTCATCAATTACGCCAAAATGGGCCTGCGGCATAAGAACGAAGAGACACGCGAGAAGGCATTCAACAAGATTCTGGCCGCCGGGCAGCGCGCCAGCAAAATCACGACCGGCATGCTCTCCTACGCCCGCAACGGCAGTGATCGCCGAGAAGTGATGGATCTTGTGGAACTCGTCCAAGATGTCTTGGTGTTGGTGGAAAAAGACCTGCAGAATCATCGGGTACGCATGCAGACGCATGTCGAAGGCCAACCGGTTGCCGAAGTGAACGCCAGCCAAATCCAACAGGTCTTGTTGAACATGATCATCAATGCCCGCCAAGCGATGGATGGCGGGGGACGGTTGGATATCGGGATCCGAGCGAATCCGGAGTCGAATTGTGCCGAAATTTCGATCCGCGACTCGGGACAGGGAATTCCTGCCGACCAACTGCGAAAGATATTCGACCAGTTCTATACCACCAAGACCGTCGATGAGCAGGGACAAGGTGGCACGGGGCTGGGACTAGCGATGGCCCGCGACGTCATCGAGGCGCACAACGGTCGGTTGCGAGTCGATTCGGCCGTCGGCAAAGGGACGACCTTTACGCTGAAATTCCCCTTGGCTCAGGCGAGCGACGTCAAAAAGCCAACCAACATCTTCCGTGGTCCCGCTGCGACATCAAAATCGTAA
- a CDS encoding transcriptional regulator has translation MTKPSKTESAAENGRFAYNGLERVIHERARLSIMTSLVAHPHGLLFSDLKDFCALTDGNLSRHIDVLKEAGLIEVWKGLKNNRPQTLCRLSDVGRQRFTEYINVLENVVSDAVNSEAAERAADKTITEGWSPV, from the coding sequence ATGACGAAGCCCTCAAAAACTGAATCCGCCGCCGAGAACGGACGTTTCGCCTACAACGGTTTGGAACGCGTGATCCACGAACGCGCCCGGTTGAGCATTATGACCTCGCTCGTCGCGCATCCGCACGGCTTGCTGTTCTCGGACTTGAAGGATTTCTGCGCACTGACCGACGGCAACCTCAGCCGACACATCGACGTCCTTAAAGAAGCTGGGTTGATCGAAGTCTGGAAAGGGCTGAAGAACAACCGCCCGCAAACGCTCTGCCGGTTGTCAGACGTGGGACGTCAACGGTTCACGGAATATATCAACGTGCTAGAAAACGTGGTCTCCGACGCCGTCAATTCCGAAGCCGCCGAGCGTGCGGCGGATAAAACCATCACCGAAGGTTGGTCGCCGGTGTGA
- the rpsO gene encoding 30S ribosomal protein S15 — MSITKDRKSELIKEYARSDGDTGSPEVQIAVLTERINELTSHLQTHPKDHASRRGLLMLVSRRRGLLDYLKGKNQQKYVDIIGKLSIRK, encoded by the coding sequence ATGTCGATTACCAAGGATCGTAAGTCGGAATTGATTAAAGAATACGCTCGTTCAGACGGGGATACCGGTTCGCCGGAAGTACAAATCGCCGTATTGACCGAACGGATCAATGAGTTGACCTCACACTTGCAGACGCATCCCAAGGATCACGCTAGTCGGCGCGGTTTGTTGATGCTGGTCAGCCGTCGACGGGGACTGTTGGATTACCTGAAAGGGAAGAATCAACAGAAATACGTCGACATCATCGGGAAATTGTCGATTCGTAAGTAA
- a CDS encoding DUF1559 domain-containing protein — protein sequence MDRQSIDKRGFTTIELVVVVVIIIVLILLLLPVLQSSRGGDSLFRGQRRNSLKQIGLALHNYHDDYGAFPPAYVADENGRRLHSWRVLILPYLGEQQAQELYEQYDFSEPWNGPNNVKLLTQRPNIYRGPGQQGDTTMTAYAAIVGEPCVLQGTEPVAIKDIRDGTSNTLVAGEAVGAGIPWTKPQDVDFDQFTHWGDANGFSGGFPVGGAYMLSADGSVHFLSDEAPDKELARSMFTRAGGD from the coding sequence ATGGACAGGCAATCGATCGATAAGCGGGGTTTCACAACAATCGAATTGGTCGTGGTGGTTGTGATCATCATCGTGCTGATTCTGCTGTTACTCCCAGTGCTACAGTCTTCACGTGGTGGCGACTCGTTATTTCGTGGCCAACGTCGAAACAGTCTCAAGCAGATCGGTCTGGCATTACATAACTATCACGACGACTATGGAGCGTTTCCCCCTGCTTATGTCGCGGATGAAAACGGACGCCGGCTGCACAGTTGGCGGGTGCTCATTCTCCCTTATCTTGGGGAACAGCAGGCGCAAGAATTGTATGAGCAATACGATTTCTCCGAACCCTGGAACGGCCCGAACAACGTCAAGTTGCTGACGCAGCGTCCTAATATTTACCGCGGTCCCGGCCAACAGGGAGATACTACCATGACGGCGTATGCCGCCATCGTCGGGGAACCGTGCGTATTGCAAGGGACGGAACCGGTGGCGATCAAGGACATCCGGGACGGCACGTCAAACACGCTCGTTGCAGGCGAGGCCGTTGGGGCAGGGATTCCGTGGACCAAGCCGCAGGACGTGGACTTCGATCAATTCACGCATTGGGGCGACGCGAATGGTTTCAGCGGCGGCTTTCCCGTCGGAGGAGCATATATGCTGTCCGCCGATGGATCTGTGCACTTTCTTAGCGACGAGGCGCCTGACAAGGAACTGGCCCGGTCGATGTTTACACGTGCGGGTGGAGATTGA
- a CDS encoding TMEM175 family protein, producing the protein MKSNNDARWTSSPVRLCSLTDGVYAIVLTLLVLDLKPPQDANLSNDALVEDVLQQFPTFLAYIASFTVVAQIWQRHHRLFTHQRECDLTIVSLNFLHIFLVTLIPYTASLVGHYDNDRFAVILFNVDLATGGGSLMLIAHRMASRPDLRDPGKPPPLLTYPWAARHVYGISGALSVLISFISLHFSLLVWIFGAVIMVKAKRQ; encoded by the coding sequence ATGAAATCGAATAACGATGCAAGGTGGACCTCTTCTCCGGTCCGATTATGTTCACTGACCGACGGCGTCTACGCGATTGTATTGACGTTGCTCGTGTTGGACCTCAAGCCGCCGCAGGATGCCAACCTCTCGAATGACGCACTGGTGGAAGACGTCTTGCAGCAATTCCCCACATTCTTGGCCTATATTGCCAGTTTCACCGTGGTGGCTCAAATCTGGCAGCGGCACCACCGGCTGTTTACGCATCAGCGCGAGTGCGACTTAACAATCGTCAGCCTGAATTTCTTGCACATATTTTTGGTGACTTTGATTCCGTATACAGCTTCACTGGTCGGACATTACGACAATGATCGCTTTGCCGTGATCTTGTTCAATGTCGACTTAGCCACAGGCGGAGGCTCGCTGATGCTCATTGCCCATCGTATGGCCAGCCGGCCCGATTTGCGCGACCCGGGGAAACCGCCCCCCTTGCTGACGTATCCTTGGGCAGCACGACACGTTTATGGAATATCCGGTGCGCTGTCGGTGCTGATTTCTTTTATCAGTTTGCACTTCTCGCTGCTGGTGTGGATTTTCGGAGCGGTGATTATGGTCAAAGCCAAACGGCAATGA
- a CDS encoding ABC transporter substrate-binding protein, with the protein MRFPLASWSTLCLFIVFGCVGCEDDKPVVETNPFAGTQVTVSFPAGLGLEQNWELALAEWQKRTGAEVVLKPRELDGNQSLIEAYGGNADSADLILFPVTGISDLGDAGWFPVITEQLRKPNHLDWNDLFKGLRDTVGARYGGPATVPISCPVLTCYYREDLLAAANLSPPRTWEEYQKLAETVDDWAGGLPVIEPWSEEFRATMYLARAVSYVKHPDEYTTFFDIRSGEPQIDGPGFQRALEDSLKAVQAMPPEVLTYDTYDCRREFFAGRAAMAITFETGFENPLPVLVPANPRESETITPQPRAADIAIGFVRLPGSTEVFHRSKDVWAPGADDGINYVTLSGFGGMTAAVSARSSELETAAAWNLFKFLTSLEQMATTFPPDTRTVCRTSQMSYPELWLPEDMSAAEGGSYLGEVAGSLDNKAFVAALPVIGREQFRAALTAGLTSCLSHPESAEETLKTVSTRWKEIAEKIGMETLRDSYRRSLGLRPLANLE; encoded by the coding sequence ATGCGATTCCCGCTTGCTTCTTGGTCCACGTTGTGTCTGTTCATCGTGTTCGGCTGTGTTGGTTGTGAAGACGACAAACCAGTCGTTGAGACCAATCCATTTGCCGGCACCCAAGTCACCGTCTCGTTTCCCGCTGGGCTGGGCCTGGAACAGAATTGGGAATTGGCCTTGGCCGAATGGCAAAAGCGGACCGGAGCCGAAGTCGTTCTCAAGCCGCGAGAGCTGGATGGGAATCAGTCCTTAATTGAGGCCTATGGTGGAAACGCCGATTCCGCCGACCTGATACTGTTTCCCGTGACCGGAATTTCAGATCTTGGGGATGCGGGATGGTTTCCGGTGATCACCGAGCAACTCCGCAAGCCGAATCACTTGGACTGGAACGATTTGTTTAAAGGGCTGCGCGATACCGTCGGCGCTCGGTACGGCGGCCCGGCGACGGTGCCGATTTCTTGCCCTGTGTTGACCTGCTATTACCGCGAAGACCTCTTAGCAGCCGCCAACCTGTCTCCTCCTCGAACCTGGGAGGAGTACCAAAAACTCGCCGAGACGGTTGATGATTGGGCAGGGGGATTGCCGGTCATTGAGCCCTGGAGCGAAGAGTTTCGCGCTACGATGTACCTCGCCCGAGCCGTCTCGTATGTGAAACATCCCGACGAATACACAACCTTTTTCGACATCCGCAGCGGCGAGCCCCAAATCGATGGCCCAGGTTTTCAGCGCGCACTTGAAGACAGCCTCAAAGCCGTCCAAGCGATGCCGCCTGAGGTACTGACTTATGACACTTACGATTGTCGCCGCGAATTTTTCGCCGGACGAGCGGCGATGGCAATCACGTTTGAAACCGGCTTTGAAAACCCGTTACCGGTCTTGGTGCCGGCGAATCCTCGTGAATCAGAAACCATCACCCCGCAACCCCGCGCCGCTGACATCGCCATCGGTTTCGTACGCTTGCCCGGATCGACTGAAGTGTTTCATCGCTCAAAAGACGTTTGGGCGCCCGGAGCGGACGACGGCATCAACTATGTCACGCTCTCCGGATTTGGCGGCATGACCGCCGCGGTCTCCGCTCGCAGTTCTGAGTTGGAAACCGCTGCGGCTTGGAATCTGTTCAAGTTCCTCACGTCACTGGAACAAATGGCAACCACCTTTCCTCCGGACACGCGCACGGTCTGCCGCACCTCGCAGATGTCTTATCCTGAACTGTGGCTTCCCGAAGATATGAGCGCCGCCGAAGGGGGCAGTTATTTGGGCGAGGTGGCTGGCAGCCTCGACAACAAAGCCTTCGTGGCAGCACTGCCGGTCATCGGCCGCGAACAATTTCGCGCCGCCCTGACCGCAGGCTTAACCTCATGCTTGTCCCATCCCGAGTCCGCCGAAGAAACGCTCAAGACGGTCTCCACACGTTGGAAAGAGATCGCCGAAAAAATCGGCATGGAAACCCTCCGCGACAGCTACCGCCGCTCACTCGGCCTGCGCCCGTTAGCCAACCTGGAATAA
- a CDS encoding glutamate decarboxylase: protein MMHKKVDLSELSPADTMLTPAYGGRAVNEPVPKYEMPAGELPPETVYNLIHDELMLDGNSRLNLATFVTTWMEPQAAKLMAETFDKNMIDKDEYPQTAEIELRCVNILSRLWNAPKQATATGCSTIGSSEAAMLGGMALKWKWRDRRKAQGKPHDKPNMVMGINVQVCWEKFCRYWEIEPRFVPMEGDRYCLNAEEALKLVDENTIGVVVIMGSTFDGRYENVKEVNDALEKLNADTGWEVPIHVDGASGGMVAPFLQPDLEWDFRLPLVKSINTSGHKFGLVYPGVGWIIWRDQAELPDDLVFHCNYLGGDLPNFALNFSRPGNQVVAQYYNFLRLGQEGYRQIHEASREVAMFLSGEIAKIGPFELISDGSDIPVFAFAVKPRNNFSVFDISDKMRERGWLLPAYTFPKNRDDLAVLRAVCKEGFTRDMANMLLIDLRRAVEHFQSQPEHTAKVSGSNFHH from the coding sequence ATTATGCATAAAAAAGTCGATCTCAGCGAATTATCTCCGGCCGATACGATGCTCACCCCGGCATACGGGGGGCGAGCGGTCAATGAACCTGTGCCCAAATACGAAATGCCCGCCGGAGAGTTGCCCCCTGAGACCGTCTACAACCTGATCCACGACGAATTAATGCTCGATGGCAATTCGCGGCTGAATCTGGCAACGTTCGTCACCACTTGGATGGAGCCGCAAGCCGCCAAGCTGATGGCCGAGACGTTCGATAAGAACATGATCGACAAAGACGAATATCCGCAAACCGCTGAGATTGAACTGCGGTGCGTAAATATTCTTTCCCGCTTATGGAATGCCCCCAAACAGGCGACCGCCACCGGTTGTTCCACGATCGGTTCCAGCGAAGCCGCAATGTTGGGCGGGATGGCGCTGAAATGGAAATGGCGCGACCGCCGCAAAGCCCAAGGCAAGCCGCACGATAAACCCAACATGGTGATGGGCATCAACGTGCAGGTCTGCTGGGAAAAATTCTGTCGGTACTGGGAGATCGAACCGCGCTTCGTGCCGATGGAAGGGGACCGCTACTGCCTCAACGCTGAGGAAGCCCTCAAGCTGGTCGACGAAAACACCATCGGTGTCGTCGTCATCATGGGCAGCACGTTCGACGGTCGTTATGAAAACGTGAAAGAGGTCAACGACGCCCTGGAAAAACTGAATGCCGACACTGGTTGGGAGGTCCCCATTCATGTCGACGGTGCCAGCGGCGGCATGGTCGCGCCCTTTTTGCAGCCGGACCTGGAGTGGGATTTCCGTCTTCCGTTGGTGAAATCGATCAACACCTCGGGACATAAATTCGGACTGGTCTATCCCGGCGTGGGTTGGATCATTTGGCGGGACCAAGCGGAGTTGCCCGACGATCTGGTGTTCCACTGCAATTACCTGGGAGGCGATCTCCCAAACTTCGCGCTCAATTTCTCGCGGCCAGGTAATCAGGTCGTCGCACAGTACTACAACTTTCTGCGGTTAGGCCAAGAAGGCTACCGGCAGATCCACGAAGCCTCGCGGGAAGTCGCTATGTTTCTCTCCGGAGAAATCGCCAAGATCGGCCCGTTTGAATTGATTTCCGACGGCAGCGATATTCCCGTGTTCGCCTTCGCCGTCAAACCGAGAAACAATTTTTCCGTGTTCGACATTTCCGACAAAATGCGCGAACGAGGCTGGCTGCTCCCTGCCTACACGTTCCCCAAAAACCGCGATGACTTGGCCGTGCTGCGCGCAGTTTGCAAAGAAGGCTTCACCCGCGATATGGCCAACATGCTATTGATCGATCTGCGGCGGGCGGTAGAACATTTCCAATCGCAGCCAGAGCACACCGCCAAAGTAAGCGGCTCAAATTTTCACCATTGA
- a CDS encoding DUF1559 domain-containing protein yields the protein MDHASDSAKPKRRRWVYWSLGVAVIFGFLAWRVVLWGMHGTEATWNRGMLKQIGLALHTYHDDYGRFPPAYVTDKDGNPMHSWRVLILPYMDQGALYKAYDFSEPWDGPHNIRLLDKRPVTYGGRFYDGDKTKTHFAAMVGDPCIFRGAVPVSLSEVTDGSSNTLIIGEAVGAGIPWTEPRDIEFEKFTRFGDPNGLNGFDNIAVTVLCADGSVFRIIADQIDGDARAWFTRAGGEEIPRTD from the coding sequence ATGGACCATGCCAGTGACTCTGCCAAGCCGAAGCGCCGACGGTGGGTCTACTGGAGCCTCGGCGTTGCCGTGATTTTTGGCTTTTTGGCGTGGCGTGTGGTTTTGTGGGGCATGCATGGCACCGAGGCAACTTGGAACCGCGGCATGCTCAAACAAATCGGACTGGCGCTACACACTTATCATGATGACTATGGTCGCTTTCCGCCGGCTTATGTCACCGACAAGGACGGCAATCCGATGCATAGCTGGCGGGTGTTGATCCTGCCTTATATGGATCAAGGCGCATTGTACAAAGCCTACGATTTCTCGGAACCGTGGGACGGGCCTCACAATATCCGCTTGCTGGACAAACGGCCCGTAACCTATGGCGGGAGATTTTATGATGGAGATAAAACAAAAACGCATTTTGCCGCGATGGTCGGCGATCCATGCATTTTCCGCGGCGCGGTGCCGGTGAGCCTCAGCGAAGTGACCGACGGCTCATCTAACACATTAATCATCGGCGAGGCTGTAGGAGCGGGGATTCCCTGGACTGAGCCGCGCGATATTGAATTTGAGAAATTCACCCGCTTTGGCGACCCAAACGGCTTGAACGGCTTCGACAACATTGCCGTTACGGTTTTATGTGCCGATGGCTCGGTATTTCGGATCATTGCTGACCAAATTGATGGCGATGCACGTGCTTGGTTCACGCGCGCCGGAGGTGAAGAGATTCCGCGAACTGACTGA